DNA from Thermovirga sp.:
GCCCCCCGCCATCCTGGGAAGCAGTTTTTTTACCCTATGCATCGTGGTCACCCCCCGGAAGAACCACGTCCGCCCCGGGAAGACGGAAGGCCTTCCTGAGAAGGGTGTCGAGTTCGGCCAAGGCTACGCCGAGGAGTATGATGACGCCCCCCGAGACTATCTGGAAGTTCAGCACTTCCTGGCCGATCAGCACGGCGATGACATAACCGAAGGGACCCTCGAGGGAGAGCAGTA
Protein-coding regions in this window:
- a CDS encoding EamA family transporter, which encodes VFEPVPSIGSIDSRALWGLLYVVILVTVIPFLVQTVAQRFSPEVHAAILLSLEGPFGYVIAVLIGQEVLNFQIVSGGVIILLGVALAELDTLLRKAFRLPGADVVLPGGDHDA